GAATTATTTGCTTGTTGTTgcagaaacaaaagaaagtatGACATTAGGTATAATCAAATAAGGAGATCAACAAATTCAGTTTCCCCTGCTACATGTAAGTAAGGTCTAAACAGCCCATTTTCTATGATATAAGCAAAATAGAAGCATTCcaatatatttgaaaaaaaaatttattctcCTTCATTTTTGGGTCAAACATGTTACACTGATAAACTGCAGCATCGATCTCAAAACATTTTCATTGTGTAGTAGTCTTCACCTTGCCAACATAGCAAACAAGATTTAAAAAACAATACCCTTCAGTAGTTATTACTTGCAGATGCCTGACTAAGTCAGATTTAAGTTAATCAGTAATAGTTAAATCATGCAAATTTAGTGACAAAACCTTTGATCTTCTCACACCATTGTAAATAAACATTGTTCTTGATTTGGCTGAACTTGAGTGGGGTCCAGTGCTATTCCATACTTATCAAATCCCAGGATTCTTTGCCTGTCTGTTAGGAATGACTTGAAGTAAAAGAAATCACTCCCTCTTTCTCGAGGTATTTTGTAAAATAGAGCATCAGAATTGTGTTGTTTTACGTCTGCCAAAGTGTTGTATTTGCTTGGAGAAGTTGGAAGACCATCTTCTGTAACCATAACCTGTAACACAGTCAAACCATTCACTTAATAAGTTTGGGGAAACtgttaattaaaattattaaaatatataacATGGCAAATAATATAAAAGTAATCATTTAGTGCACAAGACTTGGAACATGCATTCATGATTGCTacatacacacacaaaaaaaattattagattaattattattttaattatcaAAGACCCAATTGATATTGTGTAGTTTATCCTTATCACTTCCTTGTTACTACctcaaatgaatttttttttagcacaGCTTGTTAATCCACACAGTACGTTCTTTACCTTTGCCTTTACCCTCTCATCCTCTGGATCTATTGCCACAATCCGTCCACTCATGTTTTCCAGGATAACAATCTGAAGGTAATCACCTTTTGAATCTCGCTCCAGGATACTATGCATCTTAAAGAGAGCTAATCACATTTGAAAAAGTTTAGACATTTCAGGGAAGGATGTTATTGTTTATGAtaactttttaattttgctattgtttATGATAACTgtttaattttgctattttgtAAAATCATTATTTCTTGTTGGACTGTAGATATCGCATTAATTTGGAGTTAGGAATGATGAAACTTactattttgatttttttccagTGCATTTGTGAAAACACTTTCACCATCAACTTGCATATAGTGTCCTGGAATAGGGCCCTCTTGATTTAGTGACACAAACTGCTGATTCTCTCTGGTATACCATTGTCTGTCGCTTTCATCAACAAGCTTTAATCCAGTCTGAGATAACAATGCGTTCAAGTTAAATCTTCTTGAATATGTAACATAATTTATCACATTTAGAAACAGCTCTGCTCCcaataaatataatttataTTATAAAATGTTGTTTTCAGTTGTTAGAAAAATCGTTTGCCTGTTTAAAGCAAAATATAAACAATCCTACCAACAGATTGTTTCGTGTGTGGCTTTCGATTTTTTACTGTGTTCCTGGTGATCATGTAATTTTGTGCAGTGATGTAAAGAAAATATACGGTGAACACTTGATCATTTGTTGATTCCCACTAATTTCTTGTTAGATCACTGACCCCAAGCActgtaataaaagaaaatatagCCTTTTAATGGACAAAtcaacaaaggaacaaaaagaGAGAACTACATGCATAAATCAACGCACGTGTAGGAATTCAGCAAAATGCCATTCATAGATAACTAATGAATTGTTTGTTCATAAATAATTGCGCAAGCTCAAATATTTCGTTACTGTCTTGCTGTATACGTCTC
This genomic stretch from Acropora muricata isolate sample 2 chromosome 5, ASM3666990v1, whole genome shotgun sequence harbors:
- the LOC136916989 gene encoding uncharacterized protein, which codes for MASCQSSSTSPVSRERLIQTGATPLPRNKQECEGSLGTKMETGLKLVDESDRQWYTRENQQFVSLNQEGPIPGHYMQVDGESVFTNALEKNQNTLFKMHSILERDSKGDYLQIVILENMSGRIVAIDPEDERVKAKVMVTEDGLPTSPSKYNTLADVKQHNSDALFYKIPRERGSDFFYFKSFLTDRQRILGFDKYGIALDPTQVQPNQEQCLFTMV